The Microbulbifer sp. YPW1 genome contains the following window.
CGGGGAAAAGGTTTTCTGGCCAAGGAGGTATCATGACGGAAGCAGTGATGTCATTGGCGGCACACGAGCATGACCGCCAACGACAATCGTAAGCAGGGCGTGGGTATCTACTGGATACCCGCCGGTATCTTCAGGCCAAAATCCACGTCACCGTTCTGCGCGCGCTGACGCATCACATGGTCGATCAGCACCAGCGCCATCATTGCCTCGGCGATCGGCGTTGCGCGGATACCAACACAGGGATCGTGACGCCCTTTGGTGACTACCTCAATGGGGTTGCCATTGGTATCCAGGCTCTTGCCGGGAATACGCAGGCTGGAGGTAGGCTTGAGCGCGATATGTGCGATCAGCTCCTGACCGCTGGAAATACCCCCCAGTACGCCACCGGCATTGTTGGACTGGAAACCTTCCTGGGTAATTTCATCGCGGTGTTCGGTGCCCTTCTGCTCCACCGAGGCAAAGCCCGCACCGATCTCCACACCTTTTACCGCATTGATACTCATCAGCGCGTGGGCCAGGTCCGCATCCAGGCGATCGAAGATCGGCTCGCCGAGACCGGCGGGCACGCAGCTGGCATGCACGGAAATGCGCGCACCAATGGAGTCGCCCTCCTTGATCAGCGCCTGCATGTAATCTTCCATCTCTGGCACTTTCGATGCATCCGGACAGAAGAACGGGTTCTGATCCACCTGGGACCAGTCGAGACTCTCCACCTTGATGGGCCCCAGTTGGGACAGGTATCCGCGCACTTCGATTCCGAACTGCTGCTTCAGCCATTTCTTGGCAATTGCACCCGCCGCAACCCGCATGGCGGTTTCGCGCGCGGAAGAACGGCCACCACCGCGGTAATCGCGCAGGC
Protein-coding sequences here:
- the aroC gene encoding chorismate synthase, which gives rise to MSGNTFGKLFCVTTFGESHGPALGCIVDGCPPGLEITAEEIQLELDRRKPGTSRYTTQRREADEVKILSGVFEGKTTGTPIGLLIENTDQRSKDYANIAEQIRPAHADYTYWAKYGLRDYRGGGRSSARETAMRVAAGAIAKKWLKQQFGIEVRGYLSQLGPIKVESLDWSQVDQNPFFCPDASKVPEMEDYMQALIKEGDSIGARISVHASCVPAGLGEPIFDRLDADLAHALMSINAVKGVEIGAGFASVEQKGTEHRDEITQEGFQSNNAGGVLGGISSGQELIAHIALKPTSSLRIPGKSLDTNGNPIEVVTKGRHDPCVGIRATPIAEAMMALVLIDHVMRQRAQNGDVDFGLKIPAGIQ